A single region of the Polymorphum gilvum SL003B-26A1 genome encodes:
- the rpoB gene encoding DNA-directed RNA polymerase subunit beta: MTHTFNGRKRVRKFFGSIRDVTAMPNLIEVQKASYDQFLQVDEPKGGRSDEGLQAVFQSVFPISDFAGTALLEFVRFEFEAPKYDVEECRQRGMTYAAPLKVTLRLIVFDVDEDTGAKSVKDIKEQDVYMGDMPFMTDNGTFIVNGTERVIVSQMHRSPGVFFDHDKGKTHSSGKLLFAARVIPYRGSWLDIEFDAKDIVYARIDRRRKIPVTSLLMALGLDGEEILNTFYKRIEYSRSGKGAWRMPFDGDRLKGTKASYDLVDADSGEVVIEAGRKITARTIKQLTEKGVKALKVTDEDLHGQYLAEDMVDPSTGEIYAEAGDEINAKILDELVQRGYEDISVLDIDHVNTGAYIRNTLAVDKNESREDALFDIYRVMRPGEPPTIDSAEAMFQSLFFDAERYDLSAVGRVKMNMRLDLECEDTVRTLRKEDILAVIRLLLELRDGKGEIDDIDNLGNRRVRSVGELMENQYRVGLLRMERAIKERMSSVEIDTVMPQDLINAKPAAAAVREFFGSSQLSQFMDQTNPLSEVTHKRRLSALGPGGLTRERAGFEVRDVHPTHYGRICPIETPEGPNIGLINSLATFARVNKYGFIESPYRKVKDGVVSNEVVYLSAMEEAKHYVAQSNAEMDESGRFVEDLVTCRHAGENMLVPSDRVDLMDVSPKQLVSVAAALIPFLENDDANRALMGSNMQRQAVPLVRAEAPFVGTGMESIVARDSGAAIAARRGGVVDQVDATRIVIRATEDLDPSKSGVDIYRLMKFQRSNQNTCINQRPLVRVGDVISKGDIIADGPSTDLGDLALGRNVLVAFMPWNGYNFEDSILLSERIVRDDVFTSIHLEEFEVAARDTKLGPEEITRDIPNVSEEALKNLDEAGIVYIGAELKPGDILVGKITPKGESPMTPEEKLLRAIFGEKASDVRDTSLRLPPGVTGTVVEVRVFNRHGVEKDERAMAIEREEIERLAKDRDDEQAILDRNVYGRLAEMLIGKTAIGGPKGSKKDVVISGDVLNEFPRSQWWQFAADDEKFMSEVEALRGQYDESRKRLEQRFIDKVEKLQRGDELPPGVMKMVKVFVAVKRKIQPGDKMAGRHGNKGVVSKINPNEDMPFLEDGTHVDIVLNPLGVPSRMNVGQILETHLGWACAGMGRKIGELYDQYRKSGEISALKGQIVEIYGDNLKGDPVKEFDDESIVRLADQLKKGVSIATPVFDGAHEPDIVDMLKVADLDPSGQSVLYDGRTGEPFDRKVTVGYIYMLKLHHLVDDKIHARSIGPYSLVTQQPLGGKAQFGGQRFGEMEVWALEAYGAAYTLQEMLTVKSDDVAGRTKVYEAIVRGDDTFEAGIPESFNVLVKEMRSLGLNVELQQTEVPQITDEPAADAAE; encoded by the coding sequence ATGACCCACACGTTCAACGGTCGCAAGCGTGTCCGGAAATTTTTCGGATCGATCCGCGATGTTACGGCGATGCCCAACCTCATCGAGGTGCAGAAGGCGTCCTACGACCAGTTCCTGCAAGTCGACGAGCCCAAGGGTGGGCGCAGCGACGAAGGCCTGCAGGCCGTGTTCCAGTCCGTGTTCCCGATTTCCGACTTCGCGGGCACCGCGCTGCTGGAATTCGTGCGGTTCGAGTTCGAAGCGCCGAAATACGACGTCGAGGAATGCCGCCAGCGCGGCATGACCTATGCCGCGCCGCTGAAGGTGACGCTGCGGCTCATCGTGTTCGACGTCGACGAGGACACCGGCGCCAAATCGGTCAAGGACATCAAGGAGCAGGACGTCTACATGGGCGACATGCCCTTCATGACGGACAACGGCACCTTCATCGTCAACGGCACCGAGCGCGTCATCGTTTCGCAGATGCACCGCTCTCCCGGTGTGTTCTTCGATCACGACAAGGGCAAGACCCACTCCTCCGGCAAGCTTCTGTTCGCCGCACGCGTGATTCCCTATCGCGGCTCCTGGCTCGATATCGAGTTCGACGCCAAGGATATCGTCTACGCGCGCATCGACCGGCGCCGCAAGATCCCGGTCACGTCGCTGCTGATGGCGCTCGGCCTGGACGGCGAGGAAATTCTCAACACCTTCTACAAGCGCATCGAGTACAGCCGCTCGGGCAAAGGCGCCTGGCGGATGCCGTTCGATGGCGATCGCCTGAAGGGAACCAAGGCCTCCTATGATCTCGTCGATGCCGATAGCGGCGAGGTGGTCATCGAGGCCGGCCGCAAGATTACCGCGCGTACGATCAAGCAGCTCACCGAAAAGGGTGTCAAGGCCCTTAAGGTGACCGACGAGGACCTGCACGGCCAGTATCTGGCCGAGGACATGGTCGATCCGTCGACCGGCGAGATCTATGCGGAAGCCGGCGACGAGATCAACGCGAAGATCCTCGACGAGCTGGTCCAGCGCGGCTACGAGGACATCTCGGTGCTCGACATCGATCATGTCAACACCGGCGCCTATATCCGCAACACCCTGGCGGTCGACAAGAACGAGTCCCGCGAGGATGCCCTGTTCGACATCTACCGCGTCATGCGCCCGGGCGAGCCGCCCACCATCGACAGCGCGGAAGCGATGTTCCAGTCGCTGTTCTTCGACGCCGAACGCTACGACCTGTCGGCGGTCGGCCGCGTCAAGATGAACATGCGCCTCGACCTGGAGTGTGAGGATACCGTCCGCACGCTGCGCAAGGAGGACATCCTTGCGGTCATCCGGCTGCTGCTGGAGCTGCGCGACGGCAAGGGCGAGATCGACGACATCGACAACCTCGGCAACCGGCGCGTGCGCTCGGTCGGCGAGCTTATGGAGAACCAGTACCGCGTCGGCCTGCTGCGCATGGAGCGCGCGATCAAGGAGCGCATGAGTTCGGTCGAGATCGACACGGTCATGCCGCAGGACCTGATCAACGCCAAGCCGGCGGCGGCGGCGGTGCGCGAGTTCTTCGGCTCGTCGCAGCTCAGCCAGTTCATGGACCAGACCAATCCGCTGTCTGAAGTCACCCACAAGCGTCGCCTGTCGGCGCTCGGTCCGGGCGGCCTGACGCGCGAGCGCGCCGGCTTCGAGGTGCGCGACGTGCATCCGACGCACTACGGCCGTATCTGCCCGATCGAGACGCCGGAAGGCCCGAACATCGGTCTGATCAATTCGCTTGCGACCTTCGCCCGGGTCAACAAGTACGGCTTCATCGAAAGCCCGTACCGCAAGGTCAAGGACGGCGTCGTGTCGAACGAGGTCGTCTACCTGTCGGCGATGGAAGAGGCGAAGCACTACGTGGCGCAGTCCAACGCCGAGATGGACGAGAGCGGTCGCTTCGTCGAGGACCTGGTGACCTGCCGACACGCCGGCGAGAACATGCTGGTTCCCTCGGACCGCGTCGACCTCATGGACGTGTCGCCGAAGCAGCTCGTGTCGGTGGCGGCAGCGCTCATTCCGTTCCTGGAGAACGACGACGCCAACCGCGCGCTGATGGGCTCTAACATGCAGCGCCAGGCGGTGCCGCTGGTGCGCGCCGAGGCACCGTTCGTCGGCACCGGCATGGAGTCGATCGTGGCGCGCGACTCGGGTGCGGCGATCGCGGCCCGCCGCGGCGGCGTGGTCGACCAGGTCGACGCGACGCGTATCGTCATCCGCGCCACGGAAGACCTCGATCCGTCCAAGTCGGGCGTCGACATCTACCGCCTGATGAAGTTCCAGCGCTCCAACCAGAACACCTGCATCAACCAGCGTCCGCTGGTGCGTGTCGGCGACGTGATCAGCAAGGGCGACATCATCGCCGACGGTCCGTCGACCGATCTGGGCGACCTGGCGCTCGGCCGGAACGTGCTCGTCGCGTTCATGCCGTGGAACGGCTACAACTTCGAGGACTCCATCCTGCTGTCCGAGCGCATCGTGCGCGACGACGTGTTCACCTCGATCCACCTCGAGGAATTCGAGGTCGCGGCCCGCGACACCAAGCTCGGGCCGGAGGAAATCACGCGCGACATTCCCAACGTGTCGGAAGAGGCGCTGAAGAATCTCGACGAGGCGGGCATCGTCTACATCGGCGCCGAGCTGAAGCCGGGCGACATCCTGGTCGGCAAGATCACGCCGAAGGGCGAAAGCCCGATGACGCCGGAAGAGAAGCTGCTGCGTGCCATCTTTGGCGAGAAGGCGTCCGACGTGCGCGACACCTCGCTGCGGCTGCCGCCCGGCGTCACCGGGACGGTCGTCGAGGTGCGGGTCTTCAACCGGCACGGCGTGGAGAAGGACGAGCGCGCCATGGCCATCGAGCGCGAGGAGATCGAGCGCCTGGCCAAGGACCGCGACGACGAGCAGGCGATCCTCGACCGCAACGTCTACGGCCGCCTGGCCGAGATGCTGATCGGCAAGACCGCGATCGGCGGACCCAAGGGCTCGAAGAAGGACGTTGTCATCTCCGGCGATGTGTTGAACGAGTTCCCGCGCTCGCAATGGTGGCAGTTCGCTGCGGACGACGAGAAGTTCATGAGCGAGGTCGAGGCGCTGCGCGGACAGTACGACGAGAGCCGCAAGCGCCTGGAGCAGCGCTTCATCGACAAGGTGGAGAAGCTGCAGCGCGGCGACGAACTGCCGCCGGGCGTCATGAAGATGGTCAAGGTCTTCGTTGCCGTGAAGCGCAAGATCCAGCCGGGTGACAAGATGGCCGGCCGTCACGGCAACAAGGGCGTGGTGTCCAAGATCAACCCGAACGAGGACATGCCGTTCCTGGAAGACGGCACGCATGTCGATATCGTCCTGAACCCGCTGGGCGTGCCGTCGCGCATGAACGTCGGGCAGATCCTGGAAACGCATCTCGGCTGGGCCTGCGCCGGCATGGGCCGGAAGATCGGCGAGTTGTACGACCAGTACCGCAAGTCGGGCGAGATCAGCGCGCTCAAGGGGCAGATCGTCGAGATCTACGGCGACAACCTGAAGGGCGACCCGGTCAAGGAGTTCGACGACGAGAGCATCGTGCGCCTTGCCGACCAGTTGAAGAAGGGCGTCTCAATCGCGACGCCGGTCTTCGACGGTGCCCATGAGCCCGACATCGTCGACATGCTCAAGGTCGCAGACCTCGATCCTAGCGGCCAGTCGGTGCTCTACGACGGGCGCACGGGCGAGCCGTTCGACCGCAAGGTGACCGTCGGCTATATCTACATGCTCAAGCTGCACCACCTTGTCGACGACAAGATCCACGCCCGTTCGATCGGTCCCTACTCGCTTGTCACGCAGCAGCCGCTGGGCGGCAAGGCCCAGTTTGGCGGCCAGCGTTTCGGCGAAATGGAGGTCTGGGCCCTGGAAGCCTATGGCGCGGCCTACACGCTGCAGGAAATGCTCACGGTCAAGTCGGACGACGTGGCCGGCCGCACCAAGGTCTACGAGGCGATTGTCCGCGGCGACGACACGTTCGAGGCCGGCATTCCGGAGAGCTTCAACGTGCTCGTGAAGGAAATGCGCTCGCTCGGCCTGAACGTGGAACTGCAGCAGACCGAGGTGCCCCAGATTACCGACGAGCCCGCGGCTGACGCTGCGGAGTGA
- the rpoC gene encoding DNA-directed RNA polymerase subunit beta': MNHEVMNLFNQQAPAQTFDQIRISLASPERIMSWSYGEIKKPETINYRTFKPERDGLFCARIFGPIKDYECLCGKYKRMKYKGVICEKCGVEVTLSRVRRERMGHIELAAPVAHIWFLKSLPSRIGLLLDMTLKDLERVLYFENYVVLEPGLTPLKPNQLLSEEEYLNAQDEYGEDAFTAMIGAEAIREMLMSLDLERESEKLRVEIAEATTELKPKKLAKRLKVIEAFQQSGNRPEWMIMTVIPVIPPDLRPLVPLDGGRFATSDLNDLYRRVINRNNRLKRLIELRAPDIIIRNEKRMLQESVDALFDNGRRGRVITGANKRPLKSLSDMLKGKQGRFRQNLLGKRVDYSGRSVITVGPELKLHQCGLPKKMALELFKPFIYSRLDAKGFSSTVKQAKKLVEKERPEVWDILDEVIREHPVLLNRAPTLHRLGIQAFEPILIEGKAIQLHPLVCSAFNADFDGDQMAVHVPLSLEAQLEARTLMMSTNNILHPANGGPIIVPSQDIVLGLYYLSIMADGEPGEGMAFGNMGEIHHALSNKVITLHTKIRGRYKSVDADGNPTSQIFETTPGRMMIAELLPKHHEVPFDTCNKLMTKKEISRMIDTVYRACGQKETVIFCDRIMQLGFKNACSAGISFGKDDMVIPDTKAKLVAETSAMVAEYEQQYNDGLITQGEKYNKVVDAWAKCTDRVADEMMKRIQAVQVEEETGRQKPMNSVYMMSHSGARGSPAQMKQLAGMRGLMAKPSGEIIENPIISNFKEGLSVLEYFNSTHGARKGLADTALKTANSGYLTRRLVDVAQDSIILEKDCGSQNGITVQAIVDAGQVIASLGQRVLGRTAAEDVYNHATGEIIVPKGRMIDEKDVELIEAAKVQQIKIRSVLTCETETGVCATCYGRDLARGTPVNMGEAVGVIAAQSIGEPGTQLTMRTFHIGGTAQVVDSSFIESNVDGTIKMRNRAVTRDSDGNLIAMVRNMSIVVVDSDGNERAVHRVTYGSKLHVDEGDAVKRGQRIAEWDPYTRPMLSEVDGVVDFEDLVDGASVQETTDEATGITKRVVIDWRTSQRGQDLKPAIVVKTETGEIAKLARGGDARLLLSVDAILSVQPGSRVKAGDVLARIPLESAKTKDITGGLPRVAELFEARRPKDHAIIAEVSGTIRFGRDYKNKRRIIVEPHDESLEPVEYLIPKGKHFHLQEGDVIEKGEYVLDGNPAPHDILAVKGVEALAAYLVNEIQEVYRLQGVVINDKHIEVIVRQMLQKIEITDPGETEFFAGEQVDRIDFEEVNERTIDAAKTPAKGVPVLLGITKASLQTRSFFSAASFQETTRVLTEAAVNGKTDPLVGLKENVIVGRLIPAGTGGVMKRIRQIATHRDDLILDERRKRSDESAAEGLLEDLSGAAE; this comes from the coding sequence ATGAATCATGAGGTCATGAACCTGTTCAACCAGCAGGCTCCTGCACAGACCTTCGACCAAATCCGGATTTCGCTCGCCAGCCCCGAACGGATCATGTCTTGGTCCTACGGCGAGATCAAGAAGCCGGAGACGATCAACTACCGGACGTTCAAGCCTGAACGCGACGGCCTTTTCTGCGCGCGCATCTTCGGCCCGATCAAGGACTACGAGTGCCTGTGCGGCAAGTACAAGCGCATGAAGTACAAGGGCGTCATCTGCGAGAAGTGCGGCGTCGAGGTCACGCTGTCGCGCGTCCGGCGCGAGCGCATGGGCCACATCGAGCTGGCCGCGCCGGTCGCCCACATCTGGTTCCTGAAGTCGCTGCCCTCGCGCATCGGCCTGCTGCTCGACATGACGCTGAAGGATCTGGAGCGCGTTCTCTATTTCGAGAACTACGTCGTCCTGGAGCCGGGCCTGACGCCGCTCAAGCCGAACCAGCTGCTGTCGGAAGAGGAATACCTCAACGCGCAGGACGAGTACGGCGAGGACGCCTTCACCGCCATGATCGGCGCAGAAGCGATCCGCGAAATGCTCATGAGCCTCGATCTCGAGCGCGAGAGCGAGAAGCTGCGCGTGGAGATCGCCGAGGCGACCACCGAACTGAAGCCGAAGAAGCTGGCCAAGCGGCTTAAGGTGATCGAGGCGTTCCAGCAGTCGGGCAACCGTCCCGAATGGATGATCATGACCGTGATCCCGGTCATTCCGCCGGACCTGCGTCCGCTGGTGCCGCTCGACGGCGGCCGGTTCGCGACTTCGGACCTGAACGACCTCTACCGTCGCGTGATCAACCGCAACAATCGCCTGAAGCGCCTGATCGAGCTGCGCGCGCCTGACATCATCATCCGCAACGAGAAGCGGATGCTGCAGGAATCCGTCGACGCGCTGTTCGACAACGGTCGCCGCGGACGCGTCATCACGGGTGCAAACAAGCGTCCGCTGAAGTCGCTCAGCGACATGCTGAAGGGCAAGCAGGGCCGCTTCCGCCAGAACCTGCTCGGCAAGCGCGTCGACTATTCGGGCCGTTCGGTGATCACCGTGGGTCCGGAGCTGAAGCTGCACCAGTGCGGCCTGCCGAAGAAGATGGCGCTCGAACTGTTCAAGCCGTTCATCTATTCGCGACTCGACGCCAAGGGCTTCTCCTCGACGGTGAAGCAGGCCAAGAAGCTGGTTGAGAAGGAGCGTCCGGAAGTCTGGGACATCCTCGACGAGGTCATCCGCGAGCACCCGGTTCTGCTGAACCGCGCGCCGACGCTGCACCGCCTCGGCATCCAGGCGTTCGAGCCGATCCTGATCGAAGGCAAGGCGATCCAGCTGCACCCGCTGGTCTGCTCGGCCTTCAACGCCGACTTCGACGGCGACCAGATGGCCGTGCACGTTCCGCTGTCGCTGGAAGCCCAGCTTGAAGCGCGCACGCTGATGATGTCGACCAACAACATCCTGCATCCGGCGAACGGCGGCCCGATCATCGTGCCGAGCCAGGACATTGTGCTCGGTCTCTACTATCTGTCGATCATGGCCGACGGCGAGCCGGGAGAGGGCATGGCCTTCGGCAACATGGGCGAGATCCATCATGCGCTCTCCAACAAGGTCATCACGCTGCACACCAAGATCCGCGGCCGCTACAAGTCGGTCGATGCGGACGGCAATCCGACCTCGCAGATCTTCGAGACGACGCCGGGCCGGATGATGATCGCCGAACTGCTGCCGAAGCATCACGAGGTTCCCTTCGACACCTGCAACAAGCTGATGACGAAGAAGGAAATCTCCCGGATGATCGACACCGTCTACCGCGCCTGCGGTCAGAAGGAGACGGTCATCTTCTGCGACCGGATCATGCAGCTCGGGTTCAAGAACGCCTGCAGCGCCGGCATTTCGTTCGGCAAGGACGACATGGTCATTCCGGACACCAAGGCGAAGCTGGTGGCGGAGACGTCGGCCATGGTCGCCGAGTATGAGCAGCAGTACAACGACGGCCTGATCACGCAGGGCGAGAAGTACAACAAGGTCGTCGACGCCTGGGCCAAGTGCACGGACCGCGTCGCCGACGAGATGATGAAGCGCATTCAGGCGGTTCAGGTCGAAGAGGAGACCGGGCGCCAGAAGCCGATGAACTCGGTCTACATGATGTCGCACTCGGGTGCCCGCGGCTCGCCGGCACAGATGAAGCAGCTCGCCGGCATGCGCGGCCTGATGGCCAAGCCGTCGGGTGAAATCATCGAGAACCCGATCATCTCGAACTTCAAGGAAGGCCTGTCGGTTCTGGAGTACTTCAACTCCACGCACGGCGCCCGCAAGGGCCTGGCCGACACTGCGCTGAAGACCGCGAACTCGGGCTACCTGACCCGCCGCCTCGTCGACGTGGCGCAGGACTCGATCATTCTGGAAAAGGATTGCGGTTCGCAGAACGGCATCACGGTCCAAGCGATCGTCGACGCCGGCCAGGTGATCGCGAGCCTCGGCCAGCGCGTGCTCGGCCGCACGGCCGCGGAGGACGTCTACAACCACGCCACCGGCGAGATCATCGTGCCCAAGGGCCGCATGATCGACGAGAAGGACGTGGAACTGATCGAGGCGGCTAAGGTCCAGCAGATCAAGATCCGCTCGGTGCTCACCTGCGAGACCGAAACCGGCGTTTGCGCGACCTGCTACGGCCGCGACCTGGCGCGCGGCACCCCGGTCAACATGGGCGAGGCGGTCGGCGTCATCGCGGCCCAGTCGATCGGCGAGCCGGGCACCCAGCTCACGATGCGTACCTTCCACATCGGCGGTACCGCCCAGGTGGTCGACAGCTCGTTCATCGAATCGAACGTCGACGGCACGATCAAGATGCGCAACCGCGCGGTCACCCGCGACAGCGACGGCAACCTGATCGCCATGGTCCGCAACATGTCGATCGTCGTGGTCGATAGTGACGGCAACGAGCGCGCAGTGCACCGTGTCACCTACGGCTCCAAGCTGCATGTCGACGAGGGCGATGCGGTCAAGCGCGGCCAGCGGATCGCCGAATGGGATCCGTATACCCGGCCGATGCTGTCGGAAGTCGATGGCGTTGTCGATTTCGAGGACCTGGTGGACGGTGCCTCGGTGCAGGAAACCACCGACGAGGCGACCGGCATCACCAAGCGCGTGGTCATCGACTGGCGCACTTCGCAGCGTGGCCAGGACCTCAAGCCGGCGATCGTCGTCAAGACGGAAACCGGGGAGATCGCCAAGCTGGCCCGCGGCGGCGATGCCCGCCTGCTGCTGTCGGTGGATGCGATCCTCTCGGTGCAGCCCGGCAGCCGGGTCAAGGCCGGCGACGTGCTCGCCCGTATCCCGTTGGAAAGCGCGAAGACGAAGGACATCACCGGCGGTCTGCCGCGCGTGGCCGAACTCTTCGAGGCGCGGCGGCCGAAGGACCATGCGATCATCGCCGAGGTGTCCGGCACGATCCGGTTCGGACGCGACTACAAGAACAAGCGGCGGATCATCGTCGAGCCGCATGACGAGTCGCTGGAGCCGGTCGAGTACCTGATCCCGAAGGGCAAGCACTTCCACCTGCAGGAAGGCGACGTCATCGAGAAGGGCGAGTACGTCCTCGACGGCAACCCGGCGCCGCACGACATCCTCGCGGTCAAGGGCGTGGAAGCGCTTGCGGCCTATCTGGTCAACGAGATCCAGGAGGTCTACCGGCTACAGGGCGTGGTGATCAACGACAAGCACATCGAGGTGATCGTTCGCCAGATGCTTCAGAAGATCGAGATCACCGATCCGGGCGAGACCGAGTTCTTCGCCGGCGAGCAGGTCGATCGCATCGACTTCGAGGAGGTCAACGAGCGGACGATCGATGCGGCCAAGACTCCGGCGAAGGGCGTGCCGGTGCTGCTCGGCATCACCAAGGCGAGCCTGCAGACCCGATCGTTCTTCTCCGCGGCCTCCTTCCAGGAGACGACGCGCGTCCTCACCGAGGCGGCGGTCAATGGCAAGACCGACCCGCTGGTCGGCCTGAAGGAGAACGTCATCGTCGGACGCCTGATCCCTGCCGGTACCGGCGGCGTGATGAAGCGGATCCGGCAGATCGCGACCCATCGCGACGATCTGATCCTGGACGAGCGCCGCAAGCGTTCCGACGAAAGCGCCGCCGAGGGTCTGCTGGAAGACCTGTCCGGCGCTGCCGAATAG
- a CDS encoding regulator gives MAMNDNDTPLDPTVFLVVGRVWDNEDGLPEDAIPVHVLLSAPDDDSAVRKTLEALAGEGFLEAELDQIGVLTEEPEDPTYDDAYQDALAGNVAVITFKD, from the coding sequence ATGGCCATGAATGACAACGACACTCCCCTCGATCCGACCGTGTTCCTAGTCGTGGGACGCGTCTGGGACAATGAGGACGGACTGCCCGAGGATGCGATCCCGGTGCACGTGCTGCTGAGCGCCCCGGACGACGACAGTGCCGTCCGCAAGACGCTCGAAGCGCTGGCGGGGGAGGGCTTCCTGGAAGCCGAACTCGACCAGATCGGCGTGCTGACAGAAGAGCCGGAGGATCCGACCTACGACGACGCCTATCAGGACGCACTGGCCGGCAACGTAGCGGTGATCACCTTCAAGGACTGA
- the rpsL gene encoding 30S ribosomal protein S12: MPTINQLIRKPRKDPPKRNKVPAMEACPQKRGVCTRVYTTTPKKPNSALRKVAKVRLTNGFEVIGYIPGEGHNLQEHSVVMIRGGRVKDLPGVRYHIIRGVLDTQGVKDRKQRRSKYGAKRPK, from the coding sequence ATGCCGACCATCAACCAGCTGATCCGCAAGCCGCGGAAAGACCCGCCCAAGCGGAACAAGGTGCCGGCCATGGAGGCCTGCCCGCAGAAGCGCGGTGTTTGCACGCGCGTCTACACCACGACGCCGAAGAAGCCGAACTCGGCCCTTCGCAAAGTGGCCAAGGTCCGCCTGACGAACGGTTTCGAAGTCATCGGTTACATTCCGGGCGAGGGGCACAACCTCCAGGAGCACTCCGTGGTGATGATCCGCGGCGGCCGCGTCAAGGACTTGCCGGGCGTTCGCTACCACATCATCCGCGGTGTCCTCGACACCCAGGGCGTCAAGGACCGCAAGCAGCGCCGTTCGAAGTACGGCGCCAAGCGGCCGAAGTAA
- the rpsG gene encoding 30S ribosomal protein S7 has translation MSRRHRAEKREIIPDPKFGDIVVTKFMNSIMLDGKKSVAERIVYGAFDVIEKKTRENPIEVFHAALENVMPQVEVRSRRVGGATYQVPVEVRSERRQALAIRWLISAARNRNETTMVDRLSGEMLDAANNRGSAVKKREDTHRMADANRAFSHYRW, from the coding sequence ATGTCCCGTCGTCATCGCGCCGAAAAGCGTGAAATCATTCCGGACCCGAAGTTCGGAGACATTGTCGTCACCAAGTTCATGAATTCGATCATGCTGGACGGCAAGAAGTCGGTCGCCGAGCGCATCGTCTACGGCGCTTTCGACGTCATCGAGAAGAAGACGCGCGAGAACCCGATCGAGGTGTTCCACGCTGCGCTCGAGAACGTCATGCCGCAGGTCGAGGTCCGTTCCCGCCGCGTCGGCGGTGCGACCTACCAGGTTCCGGTCGAGGTTCGTTCCGAGCGCCGCCAGGCGCTTGCGATCCGCTGGCTGATTTCGGCTGCGCGCAACCGCAACGAGACGACCATGGTCGACCGGCTGTCGGGCGAAATGCTCGATGCTGCCAACAACCGTGGCTCCGCCGTGAAGAAGCGCGAAGACACGCACCGGATGGCCGACGCCAACCGCGCGTTCTCGCACTATCGCTGGTAA